Part of the Cervus elaphus chromosome 18, mCerEla1.1, whole genome shotgun sequence genome is shown below.
ATTGTGGCAagtcttagaaaatgaagctatggGATTGTTCAGAGAGTAGAGGTTCTGAGTTTTGTGGGGCCTGAAAGTGGTACAATTTCAGGGACTATACTTGAAAGAGTCCAAAGTTAGGAACACAGAATTAGACACAAGAGTAAATATTTACttctaatgaaaaaaattcacaacaaaatattaaagCCTTAAAGGATGCTGATCCCTCTCCTTTTTAGGCAAGTTATCCTAAAGGCTTACCCAGAAAAGCCTGGCCTCCCCTCACCCAGGACATTGTTTAACTCCCAGCATTTGCCTGCAGATGAGGGTCCTTGAATCTTGCATTCATTAGCTTCACTGAGACTCCCTCGAGTCTTGAGTCTTCCCctgaccttttctttctccccttgcCTATCCTACACACCACCATCAGAGTCCTCTCTCCCTCTTAGGACACAGCTAGAAGCCTGTCGTCTGGCTGTTACCCACTGGGTACCTGGGCTAAGATGTACACATTGTTCTTTTGAAAGAAGACAGAAAGTATTTTTCGATTCTCAACCATTGTGTAGCCAAAATCTAACCTGTAGTGTGCAGATCTGAGCTCCCTCAGTCACTAAGAATGTGACCTTGCACAAGTGACCGAACTCTGCTCAtgtcctcatcagtaaaatgggcatTAAAGTCACACCTATCTTGCAAGTTTTGTCAAGATGAAATGAGAGAGTGCATGAGGTACTCTTAATGTACTTAATCACAGGACCTATAATAATCAGTGCTCAGTAACTTATCTAAAATGATTATTTCAGAGTAAATACATACCGGAAAATGATACATCTTTAACATTTGATTGTGCTACTGAAATCAGGCAGTAGATTTAAGTCTAGAATAGGGATGGCTCATCATTTAATTTAGCCTTTCATTGTTACTGTCAGTGTGTTACTTGAGATTTTCATTTAGGCCAGTATCTTTTGAGCAGTGTTCACAGACTCACTGGATTTCCTTGGTCTTCCTCAGACCATCACCCGTGCCTCAGCCAAAGAAGATGTGCATTGATCTTTTTACATTTGgacttttaaacatattttctctCAAGAAAGGATCTTTAGgaaacaaaaaagttttaaatagttAGCAGTAGCTGTGTATAGTGTGGGGATGAGGAGCTCTAAGCATCTTATTATATGTCTGATGGAAAGACTCATTGAAGCTTGCAGGAATCAGTCATATTCATCTGATTATATTAGTTAAACAGTGTCTTTTTTTCCCTAGcagtatgtgtgcgtgtgtatgtgttagttgctcagttgtgtccgactctttgcaaccccgtggactgtagcccacaggcttctctgtccatagaattctccaggcaagaatactggaatgacttgccattctccaggggatcttcccaacccagagattgaacctgggtctcctgcattacaggcagattctttaccatctgagccaccagggaagccccttagggcTATaagtatggggaaaaaaaattttttttttctttcctcagttctCCATTTCTCCAGTACGCAGTGTCCTATCTAACGTGACCTGCTATACGGCTTTTAACCATCCTCGTGTgggttttccttcctctctccagccTCTGCTTGCCACTTTCACTTAACACCATGAGGAAGCCTAGAGCATAGATGCTTGGAATAGTCTCCATGGCAACTGGGTTTGGTACTGGTAAGGTCATGGCTGTGTTTTCCATCCATCTTTGCACCTGCTAGTTTCACAAATAGAAGCCGTCTTCCTGCAGCAAAGCCCGTATGTTCCCTGTCCTTGGCCAGCTGTCTCCCAGAGGCGTGCAGTCAGGCTCATGGGATTCAGAGTATATTTATAGCTCAGGATATACTCCTCAGTATTAGAAAAGCTCGAAGCTGAGTCACTGATGTCTTCAGCGGTTATGGCAGCTCTCACTTGAATGCCAGCATTCTCTTGCAAAGTAGATCTTTAGGGCAGATACATCTCCATCAGAGAGGAAGGCTTTTATCTGTGAGGCTGTAATGGGCACGCACCAGGCTTCTGCAGGGTGATcctaggggacccaggttccaagAGAAAGGCTAGGCTCTCCCTCCTGCTCCTTTAGGTCAGCTGTAGATGTCTGTCCTTCCTTTTATCCCCTCAGACTCTATCCATCTGCTGTGGTTCCAAGTACATCACACAGACACCGTTCCAAACCACAGACAGTCCTTCATATACTCTGTGCCTAGCACTGTGTTCAGTGGGGTCCATACTGACATCACTTAATCCTCAATTCTGGAGTTTAGGGATTATGTGCAAAAAACTGAGATACTAACTCACTTTCCTAAGATCCACAACTATTTAGAGAGAGAGCGGCGTCCTCCCACGCtcacttctgttttatttgaGTCCTCAAAAACCTGATCCTAACAGGTCAGATCAGAAATGTGACCTCCAGGCCTGTTATGTGGTCATAGCAGTCACTTATTTACAATCGAATCGTGGCTACTTTTCCTGTGAAAAATCAATGCATCGCAGTAaggatgagggacttccctggctggtccagtggttaagactccagttGAACtagggttcagcccctggttggggaactgagatcctatgTGCCATATGGTATGGccagaaaactaaaatgaaaaagtcatcttatttaagaaaaaaaaaaaaagaatgccagaATACATTCCAGAAATAGAATATGTGTTATTAGTTTCTGGTGACTGCTACCTACAAAAAATTACAGCCAGTTTAGGGGAGTCAAACACCACAGAATCTATCTTACAAATTCTGGAAGTCAGATGTCCGAAGTGAACCTCATGGTGTCGGCGGGGCTGTGCGCCTTCTGGAGGCCCTTAGGGAGAATCTGCTTGCTTATCCTTTctggctcatggccccttcctccatcttcaaagccagcaacgaCTGGTCGAGTCCTCCTCATGTTGCTTCGCTGTGACCCCCACtctcctgccctccacccccgCATAGTTAAGGACGCTTATGATTATCTTGGGTCCACGTGGATCATCCAAGATAAGCTCCTCATCTTGAGGTCAGCCGATGAGCAACCTTCCATCGTAATTCTCTCTCTGCGTGTGAATAACGTTAGCAGGCTTCATGAATTAGGGCGTGGATATCTTGGATGGAGGAGATGGGCATCACCATGCCTTGTTGCTGTTGTCCAGTCCccgagttgtgtctgactttgtgaccccatggactgcagcacaccaggcctccctgtcctcactgtctcccgaagtttgcccaagttcattccattgcatcggtgatgtcatccaacatcttgtcctctgtcacccccttctcctcttgccctcaatctttcccagcatcagggacgtttccagtgagtcggttcttcacatcagatgatcaaaatactggagcttcatcttcagcatcagtctttccaatggcgGTGAGGGGttgattcagggttgatttcccttaagattgactaatttgatcttgcagtctaagggatagCAATTATTCTGCCTACCAGATGCATATATCAGAAGCCAGagttaaaagagaagaaacatgATGGTTCCCCAAAGCATGCAATTATAACCTGATTCAGTTAACCTTGACAATCCAactaaaagcaacaacaaaagtcTCATAACAACTTGGCAGTCTTAACATAGgaaataacaatattaattttgctAAATTCAAAAATGTTCTGGTTCTGAGGCTGATCCATGATCTCCTGTTTTCAGTCAGTCGATGGCAAGGAAATAAAGCACCTGAATGTCCAGTGGCTGCGAGCACACATGGGCATCGTGTCCCAGGAGCCCATTCTGTTTGACTGCAGCATTGGCGAGAACATTGCCTACGGAGACAACAGCCGCGTCGTATCCCAGGAGGAGATTGAGCGCGCGGCCAAGGCGGCCAACATCCACCCCTTCATTGAGATGCTGCCAGACGTAAGTCTCTCACCAGATGCGGTGCCTGGGAGCCTGTGGTTGTGATTTGTAAAGGGCTGGATCCCAAAGGTGAAGAGAAATGAGCAACCAAAACACACCCCTGCTGTGGACAAGCATCTCCCCATCCATGTCATGTTGACCCgacactccccatccccatccatgtCATGTTTACCCgacactccccatccccatccatgtCATGTTGACCCgacactccccatccccatccatgtCGTGTTTACCCgacactccccatccccatccatgtCGTGTTTATATgacactccccatccccatccatgtCATGTTTACCCgacactccccatccccatcaTGTTTATATGACACTCCCCATCCCCTTCCATGTCATGTTTATATgacactccccatccccatccatgtCATGTTTACCCgacactccccatccccatccatgtCATGTTTACCCgacactccccatccccatccatgtCATGTTTACCCgacactccccatccccatccatgtCATGTTTATATgacactccccatccccatccatgtCATGTTGACCCgacactccccatccccatccatgtCATGTTTACCCgacactccccatccccatccatgtCATGTTTATATgacactccccatccccatccatgtCATGTTTATATgacactccccatccccatccatgtCATGTTTACCCgacactccccatccccatccatgtCATGTTTACCTgacactccccatccccatccatgtCATGTTTATATgacactccccatccccatccatgtCGTGTTTATATgacactccccatccccatccatgtCATGTTTACCCgacactccccatccccatccatgtCATGTTTATATgacactccccatccccatccatgtCATGTTTACCCgacactccccatccccatccatgtCATGTTTATATgacactccccatccccatccatgtCATGTTTATATgacactccccatccccatccatgtCATGTTTATATgacactccccatccccatccatgtCATGTTTATATgacactccccatccccatccatgtCATGTTTACCCAacactccccatccccatccatgtCGTGTTTATATgacactccccatccccatccatgtCATGTTGACCCAacactccccatccccatccatgtCATGTTTACCCgacactccccatccccatccatgtCATGTTTACCCAacactccccatccccatccatgtCGTGTTAATATgacactccccatccccatccatgtCATGTTTACCTgacactccccatccccatccatgtCATGTCTATATgacactccccatccccatccatgtCATGTTTACCCgacactccccatccccatctATGTCATGTTGACCCAATCACCTGCCTGACTCCCTGTGAGCAGTCTGACTAAAAAGTACACGTCTTGGGGGCCTTTCCCTCCACATCAGGGCATGGGGCCCACAGAAGCAGGCGTGACCCTCCCCCGTCATTTCTCTCCCAGCCTTCATCCCTCCGCCTTCTTGCAGCTCTCCCCCAAGCCTCAAGCCTCTCTCTGTGGAGTCAGGCCAGGCCAGGGGGCTGGACCCATTCAGAAAAAAGGCTCTGAGCAGGGTGAGTTATTGGGGTGTCCGTGGTACGGTGTCGTCTCTCACCATTGCACGTTCGTGGGCCCCACGCTTCACTTgcaggactgatactgaagcctGCCCTGGGCTGGTGTCCCTTTGATGCCCTCTGAATTCCTCCTAGAAAGTTAGAGAAGTGGAGCCTCTTACCTTCTCTTAAGCCACTGAGGTCCTATATTTTAAGTGCATCTAGactgtctggagaaggaaatggcaacccagtccagtgttcttgcctgaagaatcccagggacaggggagcctggtgggctgtctgtgggatcgcacagagttggacatgactgaagtgacttagcagcagcagcagactgtatggagaaggtaatggcaacccactccagtattcttgcccagaaaaatcccatggataaaggagccttgcgggctacagtctacagggtcgcaagaCTCAGACACGACAACACATATACACTAGACCTGTCTTATCTAATGCCCCCCATTATCACAAGTTATGTtctttattataaggaattgccCCCTGAAAACAAAGCTCAACTTCAGTCCGGCAGAGAAGGTCCTCTCCTCGTGGGGAAAGATGACAATGCCCTATGGCCCTAGCCCACTCCCTAGACGGCCTTTTCTTGAGGCTCTTCTCTGGATCACTGCCGTCACCACACATCACAGCCCCCCAGGAAGAAGCAgtgtcccctctctcccctcctttaACCTTCTAGCCCATCTGTGGATAATTGGCCCTTCCCAAGGCTGGAACATTCAATGTATAACTTTAGTCTCCTTCACTACTGATGAGGTCCGTTAGTCTGGGCATGGGCCAGCACCTCCGTGTCACCTGGGATCTTGTGAGAAATGCAGGTTTTCAGGCCCTACCCCAGACCTGCTGTACCAGAAACGTGGATCTGGGGTCTAGGAGTCTCTGTTCTAATACCGCAGGTGATAACTGATGCAGGTACAGTTAGAGAACCAGTGGGCTAGGGGTTAACAAAGGCAAATACTGAGAGGGATTATCATCCAGCTTATGAAATGTATCTTGCCGCCTCTCACTTTGTCTGCCACAGGGACCCATGTTTCTGGGCTCTGGGCTCTTTACACCTGTACACATCAGAATTCTTTTCCTCAGTGTCTACATGtggaaggaaaaggcaaaacccCTGAAGTCCTACTTTCTTCACCTTTGCAGTTCATGCTAGGAGTTACCTCATCCTGCAGCGGGGCTGGTCTAGTTTCCTTCTCTCAGGGTTTACAGTCCTGCGTTTACCTGCCTCAGTGGGATCTGTCACCCGCGTGGGACTCACTTCAGTGCATCGGCTCCCCGGGGGCTGCAGCTCTGGGGTGGGCCTGTTGCAACCGTCTGACCAAACCTCCCCCAAGCTCGCTCACAGCCTCTGCAGGTGGAGAGCTCTATGTTGAGTGCCACAGAATTAGGGTTGCTAGAAATAGCAAGCAAGAACAGGCAGCCCTGCATAGAACATGagtttgttttaattgaagtacagttgatttacaatgttgtgttaagttCTGCCATACAGCAGAGTTATTCAGTTACCTGTATatgtacacattcttttttaatattctttttccttatggtTTTCATAGGATGCTAAATTTAGTTCTCTGTGTCAAACAGTGGGACTTTATTGGGGATCCATCCTGTATATAGTAATTACTTCCGCTTCAacccagcctcccactccatcctcccccacctctctccccttGGCTACTGCAAGTCTGCTCTCTGTGTCCGCAAGCCTGTTCTGCTTCACGgctaagttcatttgtgtcatgttttaggtTGCACATGTAAGTGACAgcttatgatatttgtctttctctttctgactgacttcacttagtatgataatctctagttgtatccatgttgctgcaagtggtattatttcattcttttttatggctgagtgatattccattgtatgtatgtaccacacctttgttaactattcatctgtcagtgaataTTTAGATTGGGTCCATGtcttgctattgtgaatagtgctactgtgaacataggggtgcgcGTATCTCTTTGagttagagttttgtctggatgtatgcccaggagtgggattactagaTCACAtgctaattctatttttagttttctgaggaatttccatactgttttccatagtggctgcaccagcttacattctcaccaacagagTAGGAGGTAGGATGTGATTTAAAATCAAACTCTGGATGTCAGAATCAGAGCCCACAGTTTACAAAATTTCAGCCTGCCAAGGATCTGAGAATAGAAAAAGATAATGTTGTTTTCTAGGTTATATATTGCATTTCTGCTCTCACTTATTTACCCTATTTAATTCTAGTCCTTATCATCATATTTAATACTTAATTATCTACTGTGGGAAACAATATGTGAAAAATCTcaggagaattttaaaaacaaaagtaaatcagGAAATTTCAGCTTTTCAAGTTAGATAGCAAAATAGAATTTCTTAGCATCCATTAAAATTGTTGAAGCTTTGGAAATAGTCTTATAAAAACAGACAGCAAAAGGTTAGCATTCTAAGAATCTTCCCTTCCTCACTTTTTGAAATAATGCAGAGGGCATCACCTACTGGTTATAAATAAAATGAGCTTCAATTATATTATTATGCATAGCCTGTTAAAATCAAATTTCCTTCCTCTGACCAGTCTTTGTCCCACATATAATGAAACCAAAAGGCTTGAAGAGCCTGACATTGCAACAGTAGTCTTCCTCAGGTTAATTTGTCCACACTAACACATAATTTTTAAGACACAAGTGTCTATtttcaagaagagaaataaatcctGCCATTTAGAGCTGTTTTTGCTGTTAAACTCATCAACCCATTCTTAGCTTCTGAACCTCAACGTTTTCGTGTATATGGAAATGGTTACCCTATTTTCTATAAGCAGACTCTTTCTCACAGCTTTATTAGTTCTACTTTTCATAATAACAAAACCCTGTTTACAGAAATACAACACCAGAGTAGGGGACAAAGGAACTCAGCTCTCTGGTGGCCAGAAACAGCGCATTGCCATAGCTCGCGCCCTTGTCAGACAGCCTCACATCTTGCTTCTGGATGAAGCTACCTCGGCTCTGgacacagaaagtgaaaaggtgaGAATTTAAATTGGACTCATTCACACTTGAAGCATCTGTCCTTAGATGGTTTAAATTTGTGCTACTGTCTTCTATAgtagagaagaaaatacaggCTGATAACAAATTTTGTTACTTTCAGTGGAATTTAAATACTTTTTGTAGCTGTCATTCAAGAGAACTAAGATGAAATGAGGCAGATTAGTTTTATAGCATGTGTGCTCCAAAAAATAGCCCTGGATCATTTTGTATTGATCCAAGAAGCTGCATTCAGGAGGCATGGTCCCATCTCTCCTGACAGCATCTCCTCAACAACTATATaaaaaagtggaagcacagaaaaaTGTTTAAACCTGGCTGTTCCTTAAGGTAAATACTAGCTATTGTTTTTAGTTTGAGAAAAAGTTGAGTATTCAGGTATCTGAATGATGAACtcattctgagattttttttaaaaaaatcttttattgaaatatagttattttataaTGTTGTACTGAGAATTATTTCAAAGAATCTGTGTTTGGCCCATGCCTAGGCTTCCTGACTTAACTGTATTGCTAGACCAGAAGGATGCTGCGTGGCTAAGCCCACCACTGAATGCTTTTAAATGATCACAGGGGCTGTATTTATAGTCACAACTTGGAGATAGCCCCTACCCGAGAAGTAACACAACTAGGATTTGGTATCTTCCAGTATAACAGATCCCTTGCtttgtaaaatatgtattatattccACTGACACTGTTAAAGGAACACTTATCATTGGATACATTAACGGTGAGGCTTGTTATGAAGGAGAAATTCAAGGGGGAGGATTATCCTGACCAGAGGTAATTTGTGTGGTCATTGAACAGGTTGTCCAAGAAGCCCTGGACAAAGCCCGAGAAGGCCGCACCTGCATCGTGATCGCTCACCGCCTGTCCACCATCCAGAACGCAGACATGATCGTGGTGTTTGAGAACGGCAGAATCAAGGAGCACGGCACGCACCAGCAGCTGCTGGCGCAGAAAGGCATCTATTTCACCATGGTCAGCGTCCAGGCCGGAACGAAGCGCTAGTGAGCTGTGACCGTGTAAGCTGTTAAATGGTGTCTTATAGTATTTGTGTTTAAATGTGGCATTTAgtcaaaattaaaaagcaaacacttaCCAGAGAAACTATGTAGAGTTACTTATTCAACATTTCCTGCCGCAATGGAAGATCCACCCCACTCTGTTCTGGGTCTTCAGAGACTTTATAattgaaagaacagaaagaagcaTCATCGATGGGCGTAAAACAATGGGTTCGATGGCATTAGAAAGGTTATAGAATCATTCAAAGTAGATTTTGTTAATAAAGTgtataaatttttgtttatattttcttattcggACTGTAACTGACTACCCTGCTAAAAGATTATAGAAGTAGCAAAAAGTACTGAATGTTTGCATATAGTGCCTATAATAAAAGTAAACTTTTATATGACTGGAGTCATCTTGTCTGAAGTGCCTGTAAATCTGTCATCTCTCACTTGGACTACTGAAGATCATTTCTTCACTTAAGAAAAAGGGATTCTTTAAAAACTCCCGTTAATTTTGTAAGAATGGTTAAACTGTGTATTAATTCCTGTTGTACATGTCTTTTCACATTGGGTTCTACAAAGCCATATGGCTTTGTTCTTCTTGAACTTGATCCTGCTGATTCTTGTATTTACACATTATGCTGACTCTCAGACTAGTCACATAGATCAGAACAGGATTGTAGGGGCTGAAATGGGGCAGAGGATGGACAGCTGTGAAGCATATACTGTTATGTATGTTGACTGTTGCATTGTTCTTATAAAGGGCTTTTacagaattttcatctttttgtacttttgaaaaatatttgtatgtatttatttggctgctctgggtctcagttgcagcatgtgggatttctGTTCGTGGCATTCACACTCTTActtacggcatgtgggatccagttcccagaccagggatcaaacccaggcccctttgTCTTGGGAGCacggactcttagccactggaccaccaagaagttCCTTTTTGCACTTTTAACAATAAAACTCTTCCTTTGTTTTGATATTGAATCACTCTTCCCAGTAAACTGATCTCTTCCAAATTGATCCTTCTGGTGGCAGATGATTAAAATGTGCCATAAGTTTAAATACAATCAGAAAATGGTGCTCTGACtatgaaaagacaagccaaaaAGCACTATAAACATGACTGAAAGGCACAAGCTGGGAGCAATATTTGCCATATTTATTATGAACAATTGGTATCCTGAAAACACGAAGAATTTTAAAAGGACCAAAAATGCCATCACCTCCAaggaaaaatgggaagagaaCATGGTCCAGAAATTCCCAAGGAAGAAATGCAGGAGAAAGAAAGTGCATGGTCTCAAAGCAATGCAGATTAAAACGACAAACCCTTGAATAGTGACGTCAGCCTTGTGGCAGAATAAGACGTCCTTTGTTTTGCCCTCAGCGAGAGTAGTTTGGCATTGAACCACGAACAGAAGCACCGTCTGGGAGCTGTGGCCTCCGGCACCCTGTGCCAAGGGGACCTGAGAGGAGTCTTGCTTCCCCACAAGGCGACTAAGAGGGATACAGCTTGGGCTCTGGCTGGACCCTGAAATAGCCCGTGAACTGGCTCGAGCAGCccgcacccccctccccagccttggTCCAGTAGCCCCTGGAAAACCCTGTCTAAAACAGTCACCCACAGACCAGAGAGCCTTTGAGAAGTCCGGGCTTCCAGAAGAGAAGTTTCAGCCCACCTTTGGGGCCCAAAACTGTGAGTCTGGATGCGCTGAGAGAGCGCAAGGTGCAGCTTCCCTTGACTTgcaccaccccgcccccagggGACACAGCCCAGGGCCAGAGAGATCTCATCCTGCACTTTCTCTCGGGGCAAGTGAGAGCTTGTGGGTGACACGTGGCTTCCCAGTCCACGCGGGAGGCTGCCACAGAAGctcatttctctctccccacatccAGAGTCGTGAAACGTGGACTGCATGACCGGGAGGCAGGAAGAGGTGGAGATGGCAGGTAGCCCCCTCAGAGGGCATCGAAGGCACACGGGTCCAGCTGACCGCACTCAAGAGGCTTGTCCTCAGGCTGCAGGGATGCCTCTCCTGCGTGCTCAGCATATGccgcgctgtgcttagtcgctcagtcgtgtccgactcgttgcaaccccatgggctgtagcctgccaggctcttatgttcatgggattctcccgggaagaattctggagtgggttgccatttcctcctgcgatcaaacccaggtctcctgcattgcaggtgggttctttaccctctgagccgtAAGTGCTCAGGATACCTCGCCCACAAATAGCCCCTGACCCTGTGGCCGGCCCCCTGCGTGCTCCCGACAGCAGTGGCAAGAGCAGGGTCTAGCTGGCTGATGACTGGAGAGCACACACAGACGGCTGAGCCAAATCTACCGGCTAGGGAGAAACCGCAAACTTGAGCTTTAGTGCCGCCTTTGGCGAAACAGGAGGAAGACAGCCAGTACAGGGTCGGCTGCCCTGCTGATCAAGAGAAGGCAGATAAGCCTAAGGGTTCTGCCACAAGAGGGAGCAAGAAATGTGGATGAagtatgaaacagatcgccagcccaggttggatgcatgagacaagtgcccagggctggtgcactgggaagacccagagggatcgggtggaaagggaggcaggaggggggatcgggatggggaacccatgtaaatccatggctgattcatgtcaatgtatggcaaaaaccactacaatattgtaaagtaattagcctccaactaataaaaataaatggaaaaaaaaaaaaaagaaatgtggatgAGGTGTAATCAGAGGAAGTCAGAAAGCCTCAGAATCACTGGCAGGGC
Proteins encoded:
- the LOC122673828 gene encoding ATP-dependent translocase ABCB1 isoform X3 — protein: MAVGQVSSFAPDYAKAKVSAAHVINIIEKIPLIDSYSTEGLKLSTMEGNVAFNEVVFNYPTRPDIPVLRGLSLEVKKGQTLALVGSSGCGKSTVVQLLERFYDPLAGTVSVDGKEIKHLNVQWLRAHMGIVSQEPILFDCSIGENIAYGDNSRVVSQEEIERAAKAANIHPFIEMLPDKYNTRVGDKGTQLSGGQKQRIAIARALVRQPHILLLDEATSALDTESEKVVQEALDKAREGRTCIVIAHRLSTIQNADMIVVFENGRIKEHGTHQQLLAQKGIYFTMVSVQAGTKR